The Phaeobacter sp. A36a-5a genomic interval AGTGGCGCGCGTTCAAGAGGCTGGGCGACCTGGCCGAAGATGTGATCGTCGACAGATGCTCTGGCAATAGAAACCAATTGTCGGCCACCCCTCCACGACGGGGAGGTGGCCGGGATACAGCGTCAGCCAGCGTTTGACACAAGCTCGAATGTGGCATTGTCGTTCAGAACCTGGATGCCCTGGGCGACGCCGACGCCGTTGCTGCCGAATGTCGTTGCGCCCTCCGTGTTGAGCGACAGATAATAGCCAGCAAATGTCGAGCATTCGAAGGCGAAATAATTGGCGCCGACGACACGCAGTATCCAGCGCTCGAGCCCGCCGCAACCGAACTGGCAGTTGATCGGTTTGATCTCTCCCGGCGATGGGGTGCCGATGCGCACGTAGCAATTGTTCCATGCCGCTGAGAGCAGGCCGACTGTACCGTCGTCCTGCGGTGTCAGAATAAACTGCTCCCATGAACTTGCGCCGATTTGCGCGTTGACCGTTCCGGCGCCTTCGGGCGCGGGCGCGTCGACACCGCTGCCATCCATGCGAAGATAGGCGTCGTCATAGGCCGCGCACTTGAGAGCATAGGTCAGCTTCTGCGTCGCTGATGCGGTAGTGTTCTCTTCCAGTAAACCGAGATTCATAGCAGGTCCTCCTCCGTTTCAGGGAGGTTTGAATAGCATGAAACACAATCAAAGATTGAGTTAAATCGCCATCATTCCAGCGCGATGGCAGAGTGAATTGCGGCCTCGTGGCTAGGAGCGTTTGATGATCGCAAACAGCGATCCAGCGCTCGGCCACAGGGGTGTGGGTCACGCACTGGGTTTCTGCGCCGCGGCAATATCGACCGGGATCGGCGCGTTGACCGTCAGGGTTCGGTAGGGGAAGGGAATCTCGATACCCGCATCGTCCAGGGCGGATTTCACGGCACTGACAACCTGATCCCGGCTGGCGCGGATATCCACCGGTTCGGACCCGGTCCACCAGGTAATTTCGAAGTCGATGGAGGACGCGCCAAAGCTCTTGGCAAAGACCTGAAGTCGCGCACGTCGTTGCGCACCATATCGACGCCTCTGACCGCTTTTGAGATGACATCACGAGCGGTATCGACGTCTTCGCCATAGGCGACGCCGCAGATCAGCGTGGCGCGCCGCAGCTCGCGGTTGGTGCGCACGGTGACGGCGTTGTGGAACAGCTGCGCGTTGGGGACGACAACCAGCTGGCCGTCTGTCTGACGGATCCGGGTGTCGCGCACGGTGATCGCCTCGATCTTGCCCTCGGCACCCTCGCATTCGATGAAGTCGCCGATTTGAAAGGGTTCTCGCAGGAGGAGCAGAATACCAGCCAGGAAGTTTTCAAAGGTATCCTTGAAGGCAAAGCCAATCGCCACCGACCCAAGGCCAAGGGTGGTCAGCGCCTTGCCCGGCGTGATCGTGGGGAAAACAACGGTGACTGCGATCAGGCTGCCGATAAGCCACAGAAGGACGCTGGCAAGGAGCTGTAACACATCGCAGAGATTGCGTCGCAGTTTCAGCTGGCTGCTGATCCGCCGGATGATCGTTTTTGCCGCCCAGACCAGCGCAGCTGTCAGCACCAGAACGATGATGGCAACGGCCAGACGCGGTAGCGCATCGATGGCGCCTTCCAGCCACCCCGTCAATTGGTCCATCAGTGTGGCGCTGATCTCGGCAGTCATCGGCGTATCCCGTTACAGGTCTCTAGGGCTAACGCTCCGGCGTGAAAAAGGTTCCGCGCGGCGGAACCGACTGGGACACTTGGGCGTTGAACTGGATATGGAAAACAGGAGTTGCAGATGATCGAGGCCAAGACGTCCGGCGAAGACCTCATCCAGGAAGAGTCCGAGAATGAGGCCGTCGAAGAGGCAACAGGCCTGTCTCCAAGGCTGATTTTTGAAACCATTCGTCGCAACGGTGAGGAAGAATTGGAGCGACCCGTGCGGGCGCTGTGGTGGTCTGGCATTGCTGCCGGGCTATTGATCAGCTTCTCGGTGTTGGGCAAGGCCGTTTTCAAGACCCATCTACCAGATGCCAGCTGGTCCCCGCTTGTTGAGAACCTTGGATATTCACTAGGCTTTCTGATGGTCATCCTTGGCCGAATGCAGCTGTTCACCGAAAACACCATTACCACCGTGGTGCCGGTCATGTTGCGCGGGGACAAGGCCAGCCTGCTGCGCACCGCGCGGCTTTGGTCGGTGGTGCTGGCAGCGAATGTTGTCGGGGCCTTCCTGATTGCGTCGTTCTTTGCCCTGACCCCGGTGCTGGACCCGGCCCTGCGCGCCTCCATGGTGGAAATCAGCGAACACGCCACCGGAATGCCACCGTTTATCGGCATGATCAGCGGTATCCCGTCGGGGATCCTGATTGCCGCAATTGTCTGGATGCTGCCCTCTGCGCAGCATAGCGAAATCCCCCTGATCGTCATCTTCACCTGGCTGATTGCCGCCGGGGACTTCACCCATATCGTCGCGGGTTCGGTTGAGATGGCGTTTCTGATGGTGCAGGGGATGCTGCCTCTGGGGCAGGCTGTCTTTGGTTTTTTCCTGCCGGTCTTGGTGGGCAATATCATCGGCGGGACAGCGGTTTTCACCGTGTTGACCTACGCGCAGATCAAGCCTGAGATTGACGAGAAATAGGCATCTGTTTCAGACCCGGTCCGCGCCAGTCAGGCGTAGGACCGGCCAAGTCTCGGAACCTTTTCCTGTCAAAAACGTTGTGTTTGCAGAACCATAACGGATAGAGACGAGGATGATCGATGATGAATTGGCCACTGGTTTTTTCTCTGATTGCAGCTGCTTCGGCAGTACTGGCATTTGGTGGTGTCGCGGCAGGGGCGGCATTTGCTGCCAACGTGGTATTCCTGATTTCAATGTTCTTGCTGGGGCTTTCGCTCATCGATCGGACGCTATGCGACTGACCGGACGACGCCTCCGATAAGAGCAGACAAAAAAAGACGCGACCCAGAGCGGATCGCGTCTTTTTTTGTCCGCAGTATCTTACGGGCCGACCGTCTCTTCTGCAAAACTGGGGTGAATGCCGACGACTGCGTCAAGATCGTCTGCGGTGGCTCCGCTTGCGATCAGCGCGGCGAAGGGGGCGATCAGCTCCGGTGCTGCGTGATCGACCAGCGCCACGCCGCTCAGCAGGGGGCCGTTGAACGATCTGTCAAAGAACGAGTTGGCAGCCGTGCCGTCGTCCAGCACATCGCTGGACAGGCCAGACACCTGTTCACCGCCGGTGTTTGTCTGATCCATCCGGCCGACCTGCGCGACCGGCGGGATGGTATAGGCCGACTGCGGCACCAGATTGAGATCTATCTGTGCGGCGCCGTCGCCAAAGTGTTGGGTCGCAAAACAAGCGCCGTCTCGCGTTGCCACAGGGGTAAGCGGCAGACGGTCGGCAGCGTCGCCGACCGCGTAGATGCCGGGAATGGATGTTTGGAAATGCTCATCAATGGCCAGCGCGCCGGATTTCGCATGGACGATGCCCTGCACCCCTGGCCCAAGGGTGTCGGTGTTTGGTACTCTCCCAATGGCGGCTATCACCTGATCCGCATATTGGATGCTGCCATCGTCGAAGCTGACTTTGAACATTGTCCCGTTGAAGTCGATCTGCTTCGGCTTGCGGCCAAAGCCGATGGTGACGCCCTGTTTCTGAAGACCGGCCTGCACGCAGGCGATCGCCGGTGCGTGAAATTGATCAAGCAGTCTGTCGCCATCGGTCATCAGCTGCACCTCGCTGCCAAAAGCCGCGAAGATACTGGCGAATTCACATCCGATATAGCCGCCGCCGATAATCAGCAGCCGCCCCGGTAAATCACTCCACCCAAAGACATCATCACTTGTGGCGGCCAGATCACCGCCCGGAATATCCAACGCGCGCGGGCGCGCCCCGGTCGCAAGCAACAGTTTTCCGGGCTGGAAAACCTCACCACCGGCGTGAATCTGGCCCGCTTCGCCAATCTCGGCAGTGGCGCGCAGCAGGCGCACACCGGCCTGTTGCAATTGATCCTCGAAGTGGTGGTTGAGGTGGTCAATCTTGGCATCGGAGCGACGGCGCAGCGCGGCGAAATCAAAGTCCGGCAGGGCCGTCAGGCCAACCTTGGCCATATCACGGTGGCTCTGGCGATGGGCCGCGGCTTTCCACATCAGCTTCTTCGGGGTGCAGCCGCGGTTGACGCAGGTTCCGCCCAGCTCAGCCTGTTCGATCATCACGACCGAGGCCCCCAGCCGCGCTGCCGCCTTGGCGGCCGCCAGCCCGCCGGAACCGCCTCCTATGACCACCAGATCGTGGGAAGCAGCCGGGTGATGGGTGAAGTGGCTCATAGTTGTCTCCAATTGGATTGCGTCAAAACCTCAACTCGCGGGCAAAGGCTAAGTTCCAAGAAACAAAACGCCATCTTGCTGCGTTGAGTTGGCAACGCGGGAGACAGCCTCATGCCAAAACAGTCAGATCACAGCTCAACCTCCAAGTCGGGGACGACCACCACCACCGACCAGTCGAAAACAGCCCCCAACCTCGACCGCGGCGGTCCACCGAGTGACCCCGGACGGGACCGGAGCGGGCAGACACAGGATGGATCGCTTGCGCAACTGGCGTCGTTCGCGAAACTGCTCTGGCGGGCCTGGGGCCGGATGGGACAGGCCAACGGCGGGCTGCTCGCCGCCGGAGTCGCCTTTTTCGGCCTCCTGTCGGTTTTTCCAGGTATTACGGCAGCGGTTGCTCTGTTTGGTCTGATTGCGGATCCAACCCTGATCACTGCACAGGCTGCTTGGCTGACCGGGCTGTTGCCACCGTCGGCTGCGGATCTGGTCAATCAGCAATTGGTGCAGGTAGCGAGCGCGCGCCCAGAGTCGCTGGGCTGGGCCGCCGCGGTTTCCGCTGCTCTGGCGCTTTGGTCCGCATCGCGTGGCACCGACAGTATGATCCAGGGGCTGAACGTGATTTTTGGCACCCGGGAAGGGCGCAGTTTCATCGTTCTGAAGGCGATGACTGTCGGCATTACTTTCACGGCCATTATTGGCGGGTGTGTCCTGCTGCTGGTCGTTGCGGCGATACCCGCCGCGGCTGCGCTCCTGGGCGAGTCAGCATTGTTGTCGATGGTGACCCAACTCCTGCGCTGGCCCCTGATGTTCGCAGTCGGCATCGCTGGAATTTCGGCGCTCTATCGATTTGGACCGGACCGGTCGGGGGATGGCTGGCAGCTGTTCACGCCCGGCGCGATACTGAGCTGTACGCTTTGGGTCGTCGGCAGCATCGGGTTCAGCCTCTATGTGCAAGCTTTCGGCAGCTACAACGAGACCTTTGGCGCCCTCTCGGGGGTGATCGTTCTGCTGACCTGGATGTGGTTGTCTGCTTTTGTGATCCTGTTCGGGGCCGGGCTTGATGCCGAGCGCCGCGCTGTGGTGGAAACCGGCCATTCTGTACCGGGTGACGCGCCACGTGCAGACAAGCTGACAGCGGATCGCATGTCAGCTCCCCACGCCGCCTAACGGAGCGATGGGATCGGGGGAGGCGACAGGGAGATGACGCGGGCCAGTTGGGGTGTTAGCCTTCGGCATCCTCCTGCACTTCGCTCAACCGTGAGCCAAGTGCCGCTCCCAGCCCGCTAAGCAGGGCGAGGAGCGCCAGCACCGGTGCTGCGCCAACAGCATCCGCCAGCAGCCCAAAGCCCCCACCCAGCAGCAACAGCACGCCAATCATCGTGTTGGAAAGTGCGGTATAGACCGATGTGTGACCATCCGTATCCATATCGGTCAGATGTGTTTTTCGACCGGCGCGCGCGCCTTGATAGGCGATCTGGGCGACAAAGACGAAGCAGGTCACCAAGGCACTGGCAACAACGCCCTCACCCCAGCCGAACGCCGCCGCCGCCGCCAGCGTCACAGCGCTCAGCGCACCCGACACCATCAGGGTTTGGCGGCTTGATCGGTCCGATAGCTTGCCCCAGATGTAGGAGGAGACAATCGCAGCAATGGAGGAGGCCAGCACCAGCAGCCCGAGATTGCCAAAGCCGCTTTCGGCGTCGCGTCCACCAAGCATTACCAGAAACGGCGGCGCCAAGGCGGTTGAGATCAGCAGCGCCCGGGTGCCGATGTAACGCCGCAACTCGCTGTCCTGCCGCAACGGGCGCAACAGCTCCTGCGGGCTGAATCCTTCTTCGGACTGAGGCTTGGCTTCTGGCTCGTTCAAACGTGCAAAGACGGCAGCGGCACCGAGCCAAAGCAGGCCTGATACGGCAACAACCAGCGAGATGGCCATCGGGCTGCGGGGCAATAGCCCGGTGCTGAGCAAAATCGCAAACAGAAACACACCGCTGGCGGCGACGGTTCCCGCCGTTCCCGAGACGGACCCCCGTTTGCCCTTGTCCACGGTTCGGGCGAGGATGTCCTTGTAGCTGGCGCTACACGCCGATCGCGCTAGGGCCAGCATGGCAAGGCAGCCCAGAATGACCCAGCCTGCCATGACACCTGGTAGCAGCAGGGCAGCGGCGGCAATGCCAAGCGCAGCGAGACCCTGAAGCGCCGATCCGGCAGCCCAATAGTATTTGCGATATCGGCTTTGTTCGATCCGCTGGGCAAGGACCAGCTGCGGCAGGAGCGATCCTGATTCCCGCACCGGGACCAGCACCCCAATCAGATAGCCCGGCGCACCGATTGCGTTCATCAGCCAGGCCAGCACCAGTTTGGGATCAATCAAACCATCGGCCAGCTTCGTCGCAGTGAGGGCGGTGACATGGGTCGCAACCCGGCGGACGGCTTTGGGATCGGAAGCCTCAGACCCGGCCGTCAGCTTATACGTCAATTTTGCAAAACCCATTTCAGTCTCCGCCTCGCGCTGTTCCGATATCCTCTGCGATATGTGGCAACGGGCGCAGAAGTCTACGATCACATACAATTGCCGCCAGAAAGCGTCGCCGAAGGAGGAGGTGGCCCGGTTTCAGCCGCGGGTCCGTCGCGCGACCTTCAGGAGCCGTTGAAAGGTTGGGCATTCCATATGCGATGGCGCAGGGCAGTCGGCCACATGGCGGATCGCGTCACGAAGCGTCGACAGGTTGCGGATCTGTTGATCCAGCTTGTCCGCCCTTTGGTGCAGCTCATCGCGTGGCAGATCCGGCCGCCCATCCGAGCCAAACATCCCCGAAATTTCCGCCAGCGAGAAATCGGCTGCCTTGCCAAGCGCGATGACCGATAGCTGCAACAAGGTCTCAGGCCCGAATTGCCGCCGCAATCCCTTGCGCGCGAGCGAGGTGATCAGGCCGAGCTCTTCGTAATACCGCAATGTGGCGGGGGTGACGCCACATCGGGCGGCTACTTCTCCGATGTCGTACAGGCGCATCGCTCTTTCCTCTTGACCTAAAGTGGGCTTGAAGTTGCAGGCTGCGCCAGAATGCTCACACCCACAAGAGGAGACTGGCATGTCTGTACCGGCAGCCCCGATTTCTGATGCCGTCTGGAAGGATCCGCGCGCGCTGGCCCTGCTATTCGCCGCAACCCTGACCATTATGGCGAACGCCACCATCAGCCCGGCCCTTCCCGGGCTTGAGGCCGAGTTCGCCGATACGCCGAATGCGGCCTTGCTGACGCGGTTCCTGGTCTCTGCACCGTCGCTGTCGGTTCTGATCTGCGCGCCGCTCGCCGGGTGGATGGCGGATAGGTACGGGCGGCGCTGGATGCTGTTGCTGGGTATTGCGTTGTTTGCCGTCAGCGGCGCCGCAGGGGCGGTGCTGCCGAACCTGCCGGCGATCATGATCAGCAGGTTGCTCTTGGGCGTGGCGGTGGCGATGATCATGACTGCCCAGACAGCGCTGATCGGCGATTATTTCACCGGCGACGCGCGGCGTTCTATGATGGGTTTGCAGACATCGGCACGCAACTTCGGGGGGCTGATCTTCATCACCTCAGCTGGGGCGCTGGCGGTGATCTCAACCCGGCTTCCCTTTGCGATTTACGCGGTTGCGATCCTTCTTTTGCCGCTGGTTTGGCGTTACCTGGCAGAGCCGGATCCGGCCCAGCGGAGCGAAACCGCAACCGGATCAACCGAGGGCGCAGCCCGTTCGGCTTGGCCTGTGCTGCTTGTCGGCTTGGCATCGTTGCAGATGATAACCAGTCTGGTTTTCTTCATGATGCCGACACAGCTGCCATTTTTTCTGGCGACGCAGGCTGGCGATCATTCCGCAAAAACTGGGCTTCTGTTGGGGGTGCTGACACTATCTGGCGGGATGACAGGTTTTCTTTACCTGCGCATCAATCGCTGGCTCGGTGCGGCGGGCGCCTACGCATTGGGATATGCCTTGATGAGCAGCGGGTTTCTGATGCTGACGGGGGGCGGCACCCTGTGGCAAAGCCTGGCGATGGTCGCCATCGGTTCCGGATTGGCCACGGTGATGCCGAATTTCGTTGCGCTGGCCTTGGCGCTGTCACCCGCCTCGCGGCGCGGCGTTGTGGCGGGCGCGTTGATGGCATCGGTGTTCCTGGGACAGATCCTGTCGCCTGCCGTCAGCATACCCGGCATTGCGACCCTGGGGTTTCTGGAGATGTTTCGTGCGGCGGCTGTGCTGCTGATCTGCCTGGCGATTGGCGCTGCTATGTGGGCCCTGATTCCCCGGCTCTATGCGATTCTTCTTGAGCCGATCAGGGGGCTGCGCCGCTCCAGATAGGTCGAATTGGCAGCATCACACCACCGCGCGTTAAGATATTGCAGATAAACCCTAAGGGAAGGTTAAGGCGGAGTTTTGGTTATTTGAAAGTTAAAACGGCTCATCCTGTGCTCTGTCGACCGACCTGCCGCGCGGCGCCTGCGGCAATGTGGCAACCCTGCCGCACGGTGGCCGTAATGCCATCGTCAGCTGCCAGCGACCGGCTGCAGCCTGATTTGCCACCGTGAGAATTTATTAAGCGATCACAAAGGTTTGCTAAAAAGTTAATAAAACACCCGAGAAATTGTGTGCGCTCTGCGGTTTTTTTGCGATGATGGGGCATCAAAACCCTGGGGGGGGTCCTGATTTGTGTAGAGAGACTTATTTTGCGCATGGTTTCGGCCATGTCGGGCAGTTTTGCGTCTCATTCCAGCCGCACGCTTGAACCAAGGTGTGAGCGTGGGAATTTGGAGTGGGCGATGAAACGCATTTTTGCTGCTTTTGCGGCATGCCTCCTGTTTGGCATGCCTGATAGCTCTGCTGCGGAAGATCCGCAGTCGAGCATCACCTCCGTTATTGGATGGGAAGCCGTGGGTCGGCTGAACATTTCAGGACGGAATATGTGTACCGGGGCCTTGGTGGCACCCGATCTGGTCGTGACGGCGGCGCATTGCGTCTACAACCCCGACACCGGCCGCCAGGTTGATCCGACCAGCATCCGGTTCGAAGCGGGGCTGAACGGGCGACATGCCAAGGCGGCGCGGTCTGTCACCAAGGCGGTTGTCCACCCGAGCTACGAGTATCAGCCACTCGGCGATTCACAATTGGGCAGCGATATTGCGATCCTGCGTCTGGATCGGCCAATCAGCCGCAACATGATCCAGCCCTTTGAACTGGCCAATCGTCCGGCGCGCGGGGCGTCGGTTGAAGTGCTGTCTTATTCGATGGCGCAGCAGAACCGTCCAAATCTGGAACAGAACTGCCACGTTCTGGCGCGACAGGCGCAGGTCGTGGTGATGACGTGCCGGGTTGATTTCGGTGCGTCAGGCGCGCCTGTCTTTGACGTCGTTCCGGGCCGGATGCCGCGACTGGTCTCGGTTATCTCGGCCAAAGCGGCGATGGGCAATCGTCGGGTCTCAATCGGAACTTCGTTTGATCAGACCGTACTGGCGATGATGCGGTCCGCCAGCTGATGGTACGATACGGGGACAAACCGGCATTCAGACCGGTCGAGCAGACCCCGTTCATCCATCTTGCGAAGGATCTCTAGGCAGCACCGATCCGAGGAAACCAGCTGACGGCCGCGGATGCACACCGGTT includes:
- a CDS encoding MFS transporter, yielding MSVPAAPISDAVWKDPRALALLFAATLTIMANATISPALPGLEAEFADTPNAALLTRFLVSAPSLSVLICAPLAGWMADRYGRRWMLLLGIALFAVSGAAGAVLPNLPAIMISRLLLGVAVAMIMTAQTALIGDYFTGDARRSMMGLQTSARNFGGLIFITSAGALAVISTRLPFAIYAVAILLLPLVWRYLAEPDPAQRSETATGSTEGAARSAWPVLLVGLASLQMITSLVFFMMPTQLPFFLATQAGDHSAKTGLLLGVLTLSGGMTGFLYLRINRWLGAAGAYALGYALMSSGFLMLTGGGTLWQSLAMVAIGSGLATVMPNFVALALALSPASRRGVVAGALMASVFLGQILSPAVSIPGIATLGFLEMFRAAAVLLICLAIGAAMWALIPRLYAILLEPIRGLRRSR
- a CDS encoding MFS transporter; translation: MGFAKLTYKLTAGSEASDPKAVRRVATHVTALTATKLADGLIDPKLVLAWLMNAIGAPGYLIGVLVPVRESGSLLPQLVLAQRIEQSRYRKYYWAAGSALQGLAALGIAAAALLLPGVMAGWVILGCLAMLALARSACSASYKDILARTVDKGKRGSVSGTAGTVAASGVFLFAILLSTGLLPRSPMAISLVVAVSGLLWLGAAAVFARLNEPEAKPQSEEGFSPQELLRPLRQDSELRRYIGTRALLISTALAPPFLVMLGGRDAESGFGNLGLLVLASSIAAIVSSYIWGKLSDRSSRQTLMVSGALSAVTLAAAAAFGWGEGVVASALVTCFVFVAQIAYQGARAGRKTHLTDMDTDGHTSVYTALSNTMIGVLLLLGGGFGLLADAVGAAPVLALLALLSGLGAALGSRLSEVQEDAEG
- a CDS encoding mechanosensitive ion channel family protein, with the translated sequence MTAEISATLMDQLTGWLEGAIDALPRLAVAIIVLVLTAALVWAAKTIIRRISSQLKLRRNLCDVLQLLASVLLWLIGSLIAVTVVFPTITPGKALTTLGLGSVAIGFAFKDTFENFLAGILLLLREPFQIGDFIECEGAEGKIEAITVRDTRIRQTDGQLVVVPNAQLFHNAVTVRTNRELRRATLICGVAYGEDVDTARDVISKAVRGVDMVRNDVRDFRSLPRALARPPSTSKLPGGPGPNRWISAPAGIRLSVP
- a CDS encoding helix-turn-helix domain-containing protein, which produces MRLYDIGEVAARCGVTPATLRYYEELGLITSLARKGLRRQFGPETLLQLSVIALGKAADFSLAEISGMFGSDGRPDLPRDELHQRADKLDQQIRNLSTLRDAIRHVADCPAPSHMECPTFQRLLKVARRTRG
- a CDS encoding trypsin-like serine peptidase, producing MKRIFAAFAACLLFGMPDSSAAEDPQSSITSVIGWEAVGRLNISGRNMCTGALVAPDLVVTAAHCVYNPDTGRQVDPTSIRFEAGLNGRHAKAARSVTKAVVHPSYEYQPLGDSQLGSDIAILRLDRPISRNMIQPFELANRPARGASVEVLSYSMAQQNRPNLEQNCHVLARQAQVVVMTCRVDFGASGAPVFDVVPGRMPRLVSVISAKAAMGNRRVSIGTSFDQTVLAMMRSAS
- a CDS encoding dihydrolipoyl dehydrogenase family protein, whose product is MSHFTHHPAASHDLVVIGGGSGGLAAAKAAARLGASVVMIEQAELGGTCVNRGCTPKKLMWKAAAHRQSHRDMAKVGLTALPDFDFAALRRRSDAKIDHLNHHFEDQLQQAGVRLLRATAEIGEAGQIHAGGEVFQPGKLLLATGARPRALDIPGGDLAATSDDVFGWSDLPGRLLIIGGGYIGCEFASIFAAFGSEVQLMTDGDRLLDQFHAPAIACVQAGLQKQGVTIGFGRKPKQIDFNGTMFKVSFDDGSIQYADQVIAAIGRVPNTDTLGPGVQGIVHAKSGALAIDEHFQTSIPGIYAVGDAADRLPLTPVATRDGACFATQHFGDGAAQIDLNLVPQSAYTIPPVAQVGRMDQTNTGGEQVSGLSSDVLDDGTAANSFFDRSFNGPLLSGVALVDHAAPELIAPFAALIASGATADDLDAVVGIHPSFAEETVGP
- a CDS encoding YihY/virulence factor BrkB family protein — protein: MPKQSDHSSTSKSGTTTTTDQSKTAPNLDRGGPPSDPGRDRSGQTQDGSLAQLASFAKLLWRAWGRMGQANGGLLAAGVAFFGLLSVFPGITAAVALFGLIADPTLITAQAAWLTGLLPPSAADLVNQQLVQVASARPESLGWAAAVSAALALWSASRGTDSMIQGLNVIFGTREGRSFIVLKAMTVGITFTAIIGGCVLLLVVAAIPAAAALLGESALLSMVTQLLRWPLMFAVGIAGISALYRFGPDRSGDGWQLFTPGAILSCTLWVVGSIGFSLYVQAFGSYNETFGALSGVIVLLTWMWLSAFVILFGAGLDAERRAVVETGHSVPGDAPRADKLTADRMSAPHAA
- a CDS encoding fascin domain-containing protein; the protein is MNLGLLEENTTASATQKLTYALKCAAYDDAYLRMDGSGVDAPAPEGAGTVNAQIGASSWEQFILTPQDDGTVGLLSAAWNNCYVRIGTPSPGEIKPINCQFGCGGLERWILRVVGANYFAFECSTFAGYYLSLNTEGATTFGSNGVGVAQGIQVLNDNATFELVSNAG
- a CDS encoding DUF1328 domain-containing protein; translation: MMNWPLVFSLIAAASAVLAFGGVAAGAAFAANVVFLISMFLLGLSLIDRTLCD
- a CDS encoding formate/nitrite transporter family protein, whose amino-acid sequence is MIEAKTSGEDLIQEESENEAVEEATGLSPRLIFETIRRNGEEELERPVRALWWSGIAAGLLISFSVLGKAVFKTHLPDASWSPLVENLGYSLGFLMVILGRMQLFTENTITTVVPVMLRGDKASLLRTARLWSVVLAANVVGAFLIASFFALTPVLDPALRASMVEISEHATGMPPFIGMISGIPSGILIAAIVWMLPSAQHSEIPLIVIFTWLIAAGDFTHIVAGSVEMAFLMVQGMLPLGQAVFGFFLPVLVGNIIGGTAVFTVLTYAQIKPEIDEK